One Maribacter sp. HTCC2170 genomic window, ATTCCTGTTCGTGGTGGTGATGGTGAAATTGGTGTGCCATTCTTACTAACCCGTGGTTTGGATATAGGGTGCGGGGGAGCAAATGCAATACCTGGAGCAAAAATATTTTTGTATGTTGGATTTTGATAGGTTTCCGGCCAATCTTGTACCGACCATTCTTCATAGGGTTTTGGAGTATAATCGGCATCTACGATCATAAAACCTTTGAATAGTTTATCGGTAATATCAGAATTATTCTTATCAAAAGCCTTGAATCCATGTCCTGAAAAAGCAGGTATCAACATGGCAAAGTCATAAGTCTCCGATTTATATTCCCCATCTAAAGTTTCGTAATGGGCGACACCATCTTCAATTTTATTCACTCCTGCCCCAATGATCCATTTGATACCACGGTCTTCAAAAACCATTTCTACCATTTCACTGGATTTCATAATATTACTACCATAACTCAATAGCATACCATCCATGCCAAAATCGCCCAACTTAGGCTCATTGGCTATCCATGTCAATTCTACATTATCCCGCACTCTATGTTTTCGTAATTCCTGCTCAACATTTAATATATATTCAAATGCGGCTCCCTGGCAAGTGGATTTTGCATGACCTGTCCCTATTAATATCTTGGCCTTTTTACCCTGCTTCAATTCTTGGATCAATTGATCCAATGCATGCCAGGCTTCTGTAGCGTGTGTATACGTACAGACCGAGTATGCTTTATTTGTTGCTGGAGAAAGGCCCTCTGTCATATCAAATGCCAACTTGGGTCCTGTAGCATTTATTAAATAATCATAGGTTACCATCTCTCTATTACCTGTTTCTTTACCTGCTACATATTCTACGACAACATAGGGATCATTTATTTCTGAATCTCCTTCAGGATGAAAGGTGGTTACCTTGGCCTGTTTATAATCTATTCCTTTTTTCTTGTATAGTGGTGCCAATGGAAAAAGAATATCCTTAGGTTTCATTCTTCCGATACCTACCCATATATTTGAAGGAATCCACTGGTAATTACTGTTTGGGGAAACAACCACAACTTCATGTTCTTTGGAAAGTTTTCTTCTAAGGTGGGATGCGGCCACATGACCAGATATACCCGCTCCCAAAACAACAATTCTTGACATTATCTTAATATTTGCAGTAAAATTCGGATTAAAATAAAATCTATACTGCCACCTTTGTTACACAAAAAGGCGCCCTTCATATGAAGGGCGCCTTTTTCAACAACCAAACAAATCAATGAAATATGGACGTCATTGATCAACTTTTCGGGTTTCCCCGTGGCCATCAGCAACAATGACCAATATTTTAATTCTTTGTAAAGTTGAAACTTAAACAACACATGTACTGCAACCTTTGTTACATATAAAAAAAAGAGTGTCAAAAATTTGACACTCCTTTTAAATAATTTGAGCTAATATTTAGCTTCTACATATTATGTCATTGTTCAAAAAGGAACAATATGAGCACCACAAAGAGTATTAAAAATACAAGTAGTGATACTTTCCAAAAAATATGTGCCTTTTTGAGTTCCATAAAGTAAAATGAAACACCGATAAATTTTAATGCAGCCAAAATCATTATTACAGTAACATAATTAACATAATAGGCAGCAACTATTGACAAAACGGTTAGCACAATCAAACCAGTGTAAATTTTAGCTGTCTTTTCCATATTAAAACAATAAATAGATTACAGGGAACAAGAGTAACCAAATTAAATCACACATATGCCAAAATGCAGCACTGGCCTCCATATCATCAATAGAAACCGTTGATATTTCCTTTTTTAATCCAAAATAAACCGAAGCCAAAATAACTAACCCAACAATTACATGTATGACATGAAATAGGGTCAACATCCAATAAAAAGTAAAAAAGGTATTGTGCCCTACGGTGAGTCCTGCATCAATCTTAAAGTAATACTCCACACTTTTCAATGCCA contains:
- a CDS encoding NAD(P)/FAD-dependent oxidoreductase — its product is MSRIVVLGAGISGHVAASHLRRKLSKEHEVVVVSPNSNYQWIPSNIWVGIGRMKPKDILFPLAPLYKKKGIDYKQAKVTTFHPEGDSEINDPYVVVEYVAGKETGNREMVTYDYLINATGPKLAFDMTEGLSPATNKAYSVCTYTHATEAWHALDQLIQELKQGKKAKILIGTGHAKSTCQGAAFEYILNVEQELRKHRVRDNVELTWIANEPKLGDFGMDGMLLSYGSNIMKSSEMVEMVFEDRGIKWIIGAGVNKIEDGVAHYETLDGEYKSETYDFAMLIPAFSGHGFKAFDKNNSDITDKLFKGFMIVDADYTPKPYEEWSVQDWPETYQNPTYKNIFAPGIAFAPPHPISKPRVSKNGTPISPSPPRTGMPSGITAKLVADNIIDTIKNKKPSLHHKGSMGNMGAACIASAGYGLTKGSGISITTFPIIPDYKKYPDTQGRKLGKTFGEIGLAGHWLKLALHYAFLYKAKMKPFWWLIPE
- a CDS encoding cytochrome C oxidase subunit IV family protein gives rise to the protein MEKTAKIYTGLIVLTVLSIVAAYYVNYVTVIMILAALKFIGVSFYFMELKKAHIFWKVSLLVFLILFVVLILFLFEQ